From a single Lolium rigidum isolate FL_2022 chromosome 7, APGP_CSIRO_Lrig_0.1, whole genome shotgun sequence genomic region:
- the LOC124673945 gene encoding putative glucuronosyltransferase PGSIP8 isoform X2, with product MMYMGTPRDYEFYVATRVMMRSLRGLSAHADRVVIASLDVPPTWVQALKDDGVTVVSVDNLKNPYEKQENFNTRFKLTLNKLYAWTLVSYDRVVMLDSDNMFLQNTDELFQCGQFCAVFINPCIFHTGLFVLKPSMEVFKNMLHELGVGRKNPDGADQGFLTGYFPDLLDQPMFHPPVNGSKLDGNYRLPLGYQMDASYYYLKLRWSIPCGPNSVVTFPSAPWMKPWYWWSWPVLPLGLSWHEQRRELLGYSSEIPMALFQALLYIGVIAVNRLARPSLSKLCYNRRMEKNIMFSLTTLRVVAAWSILAAYIVPFFLIPRTVHPLLGWPLYLLGSFSLCSLVISVFILQPLAVLTIWFGLIGTLFVMACPWYMNGVVRALAVFAYAFFCAPVAWASLVKIMSSLQNLIERDAYRLGEPNQTVEFTKLY from the exons ATGATGTACATGGGCACGCCCCGCGACTACGAGTTCTACGTCGCCACGCGCGTCATGATGCGCTCGCTCAGGGGCCTCTCCGCCCACGCCGACCGGGTCGTCATCGCATCGCTCGACGTCCCGCCCACCTGGGTCCAGGCGCT GAAGGATGATGGCGTGACGGTGGTCTCTGTAGATAATTTGAAGAATCCTTACGAAAAACAAGAAAACTTCAACACACGATTCAAGTTGACCTTAAATAAGCTGTATGCTTGGACCTTAGTTTCCTATGATCGAGTTGTTATGCTAGACTCTGACAACATGTTTCTCCAGAACACTGATGAACTATTTCAGTGTGGCCAGTTCTGTGCTGTCTTCATCAACCCGTGTATCTTCCACACAGGCCTCTTCGTACTGAAG CCCTCTATGGAAGTTTTTAAGAACATGCTACATGAGCTAGGTGTTGGGCGTAAAAACCCAGATGGTGCAGATCAGGGCTTTCTTACTGGCTATTTCCCGGACTTGCTTGACCAACCAATGTTCCACCCACCAGTTAATGGTAGCAAACTTGATGGAAATTATCGCCTTCCTCTAGGCTATCAGATGGATGCATCTTATTACT atttgaagCTCCGCTGGAGTATACCGTGTGGACCGAATAGTGTGGTTACATTTCCAAGCGCACCATGGATGAAGCCATGGTACTGGTGGTCTTGGCCAGTCTTACCTCTGGGGCTTTCTTGGCATGAACAGCGTCGTGAACTTTTAGG GTATTCGTCGGAGATACCGATGGCATTATTCCAGGCTCTACTATACATTGGAGTAATTGCAGTCAACCGACTAGCGCGGCCTAGTTTGTCAAAGCTATGTTACAACAGAAGAATGGAGAAAAACATTATGTTTTCACTCACCACGCTCAGAGTAGTGGCAGCATGGTCCATACTTGCAGCTTACATCGTTCCCTTCTTCCTCATACCCCGGACTGTCCATCCGCTGCTAGGCTGGCCACTTTACCTGCTCGGCTCTTTCTCACTTTGTTCACTTGTGATCAGTGTCTTCATCCTTCAACCCCTTGCTGTTCTCACAATATGGTTTGGTCTCATCGGCACACTCTTTGTGATGGCATGCCCATGGTATATGAATGGTGTGGTCAGGGCATTGGCGGTGTTTGCCTACGCGTTTTTCTGCGCGCCGGTTGCTTGGGCATctttggtgaagataatgagctcCTTGCAGAACCTAATTGAGAGGGATGCTTACAGACTTGGAGAACCTAACCAGACGGTCGAATTTACCAAGCTTTACTAA
- the LOC124673945 gene encoding putative glucuronosyltransferase PGSIP8 isoform X1: MKLDKQYYILLLISCFMLLLEFTCIMNHTTYVLNLECDFFLGMYNLDSVIYLCIFNCFCRKDDGVTVVSVDNLKNPYEKQENFNTRFKLTLNKLYAWTLVSYDRVVMLDSDNMFLQNTDELFQCGQFCAVFINPCIFHTGLFVLKPSMEVFKNMLHELGVGRKNPDGADQGFLTGYFPDLLDQPMFHPPVNGSKLDGNYRLPLGYQMDASYYYLKLRWSIPCGPNSVVTFPSAPWMKPWYWWSWPVLPLGLSWHEQRRELLGYSSEIPMALFQALLYIGVIAVNRLARPSLSKLCYNRRMEKNIMFSLTTLRVVAAWSILAAYIVPFFLIPRTVHPLLGWPLYLLGSFSLCSLVISVFILQPLAVLTIWFGLIGTLFVMACPWYMNGVVRALAVFAYAFFCAPVAWASLVKIMSSLQNLIERDAYRLGEPNQTVEFTKLY, encoded by the exons atgaagcttgacaaacaGTACTATATTTTACTTCTTATATCATGCTTCATGCTACTGCTTGAATTCACATGTATTATGAATCATACAACATACGTACTTAATCTGGAATGTGACTTTTTTTTGGGCATGTACAATCTTGACTCTGTTATTTATTTATGCATCTTCAACTGTTTCTGTAGGAAGGATGATGGCGTGACGGTGGTCTCTGTAGATAATTTGAAGAATCCTTACGAAAAACAAGAAAACTTCAACACACGATTCAAGTTGACCTTAAATAAGCTGTATGCTTGGACCTTAGTTTCCTATGATCGAGTTGTTATGCTAGACTCTGACAACATGTTTCTCCAGAACACTGATGAACTATTTCAGTGTGGCCAGTTCTGTGCTGTCTTCATCAACCCGTGTATCTTCCACACAGGCCTCTTCGTACTGAAG CCCTCTATGGAAGTTTTTAAGAACATGCTACATGAGCTAGGTGTTGGGCGTAAAAACCCAGATGGTGCAGATCAGGGCTTTCTTACTGGCTATTTCCCGGACTTGCTTGACCAACCAATGTTCCACCCACCAGTTAATGGTAGCAAACTTGATGGAAATTATCGCCTTCCTCTAGGCTATCAGATGGATGCATCTTATTACT atttgaagCTCCGCTGGAGTATACCGTGTGGACCGAATAGTGTGGTTACATTTCCAAGCGCACCATGGATGAAGCCATGGTACTGGTGGTCTTGGCCAGTCTTACCTCTGGGGCTTTCTTGGCATGAACAGCGTCGTGAACTTTTAGG GTATTCGTCGGAGATACCGATGGCATTATTCCAGGCTCTACTATACATTGGAGTAATTGCAGTCAACCGACTAGCGCGGCCTAGTTTGTCAAAGCTATGTTACAACAGAAGAATGGAGAAAAACATTATGTTTTCACTCACCACGCTCAGAGTAGTGGCAGCATGGTCCATACTTGCAGCTTACATCGTTCCCTTCTTCCTCATACCCCGGACTGTCCATCCGCTGCTAGGCTGGCCACTTTACCTGCTCGGCTCTTTCTCACTTTGTTCACTTGTGATCAGTGTCTTCATCCTTCAACCCCTTGCTGTTCTCACAATATGGTTTGGTCTCATCGGCACACTCTTTGTGATGGCATGCCCATGGTATATGAATGGTGTGGTCAGGGCATTGGCGGTGTTTGCCTACGCGTTTTTCTGCGCGCCGGTTGCTTGGGCATctttggtgaagataatgagctcCTTGCAGAACCTAATTGAGAGGGATGCTTACAGACTTGGAGAACCTAACCAGACGGTCGAATTTACCAAGCTTTACTAA